A DNA window from Micromonospora sp. NBC_01739 contains the following coding sequences:
- a CDS encoding Lrp/AsnC ligand binding domain-containing protein yields the protein MVQAYILIQTEVGRARDVAGLIADLPGVVRVDAVTGPYDVVVLTEANTVDELGKLIVSNVQMVPGITRTLTCSVVRL from the coding sequence GTGGTACAGGCGTACATCCTCATCCAGACAGAGGTCGGCCGGGCGCGTGACGTGGCCGGTCTCATCGCGGATCTTCCCGGCGTGGTCCGGGTCGACGCGGTGACCGGGCCGTACGACGTGGTCGTGCTCACCGAGGCGAACACCGTCGACGAGCTCGGCAAACTCATCGTCAGCAACGTGCAGATGGTGCCCGGGATCACCCGGACCCTGACGTGTTCGGTGGTGCGGTTGTAA
- a CDS encoding DUF3515 family protein produces MSESPTETSEKGTPKGTDRTSRTAALVATAVALPVALLVGTLAFVNLAPEDSTPTASPSPTVPRPQSTAPVEMAAPALAERPATVCRALLSQLPASIRDLPQRPVSAGPEQNAAYGDPAVTVACGGTAPEVSPTDHVYLVNAVCWHAVEEVDATVLTTLDRETPVTVRVPHFYGEALQWAAPIATTVVASVPSADSVPSGCTS; encoded by the coding sequence ATGTCCGAATCTCCCACCGAGACCAGCGAGAAGGGCACCCCGAAGGGGACCGACCGGACCAGCCGCACCGCGGCCCTGGTCGCCACGGCCGTGGCCCTGCCGGTGGCCCTGCTGGTCGGCACCCTGGCCTTCGTCAATCTGGCGCCGGAGGACTCGACCCCCACGGCCTCCCCCTCGCCGACCGTACCCCGGCCGCAGTCCACCGCCCCGGTCGAGATGGCCGCCCCGGCGCTGGCCGAGCGACCGGCCACGGTCTGCCGCGCCCTGCTGTCCCAGTTGCCCGCCTCGATCCGCGACCTGCCGCAGCGGCCGGTGAGCGCCGGGCCGGAGCAGAACGCCGCCTACGGCGATCCGGCCGTGACGGTGGCCTGCGGTGGCACCGCGCCCGAGGTGAGCCCCACCGACCATGTCTACCTGGTCAACGCGGTGTGCTGGCACGCGGTGGAGGAGGTCGACGCCACCGTGCTGACCACCCTGGATCGGGAGACCCCGGTGACCGTACGGGTGCCGCACTTCTACGGCGAGGCCTTGCAGTGGGCCGCCCCGATCGCCACCACGGTCGTCGCCTCCGTCCCCTCGGCGGACTCGGTCCCGTCCGGCTGCACCTCCTGA
- a CDS encoding D-alanine--D-alanine ligase family protein, whose protein sequence is MTTPGKTRVAIVFGGRSPEHGISCVSAGSVLAALDPDEFEVVPVGITRAGQWVLTDGDPTRLSISARSLPEITAESGHDIVLRTDPTGGGLVVLDPTEGPRALADVDVVFPVLHGAYGEDGTIQGMLEMAGIPYVGAKVFASAAAMDKEFTKKLCAAEGIPVGAYAVLRSGMTLSEQDKQRLGLPVFVKPSRAGSSFGVSKVTDWADLDAAVAAARKIDSKVLVEAAIVGREIECGVLEGEAGGMPEASVLAEVRVVGDYDFYDFEAKYIDAESACEYDVPADLPDRVARQVRDYAVRAFTALDCAGLARADFFVTPELDVYLNEINTMPGFTPTSMFPRMWAASGLEYPKLVDRLIRTALLHGPGQY, encoded by the coding sequence GTGACCACCCCAGGCAAGACCCGCGTGGCGATCGTCTTCGGCGGCCGCAGCCCGGAACACGGCATCTCCTGCGTCAGCGCCGGCAGCGTGCTCGCCGCTCTGGACCCGGACGAGTTCGAGGTGGTGCCGGTCGGCATCACCCGAGCGGGCCAGTGGGTGCTCACCGACGGGGATCCCACCCGATTGTCGATCAGCGCGCGTAGCCTGCCGGAGATCACCGCCGAGTCCGGCCACGACATCGTGCTGCGGACCGACCCGACCGGCGGCGGCCTGGTGGTGCTGGACCCCACCGAAGGGCCCCGGGCACTGGCCGATGTGGACGTGGTCTTCCCGGTGCTGCACGGCGCCTACGGCGAGGACGGCACCATCCAGGGCATGTTGGAGATGGCCGGCATCCCGTACGTGGGGGCCAAGGTGTTCGCCTCCGCCGCCGCGATGGACAAGGAGTTCACCAAGAAGCTCTGCGCCGCCGAGGGCATCCCGGTCGGCGCGTACGCGGTGCTGCGCAGCGGCATGACCCTCAGCGAGCAGGACAAGCAGCGGCTGGGGCTGCCGGTCTTCGTCAAGCCCTCCCGGGCCGGATCGTCCTTCGGGGTCAGCAAGGTCACCGACTGGGCGGACCTGGACGCCGCGGTGGCCGCCGCCCGGAAGATCGACAGCAAGGTACTGGTCGAGGCGGCCATCGTCGGCCGGGAGATCGAGTGCGGAGTGCTGGAGGGCGAGGCCGGCGGCATGCCCGAGGCCTCCGTACTGGCCGAGGTGCGAGTGGTCGGCGACTACGACTTCTACGACTTCGAGGCCAAGTACATCGACGCGGAGTCGGCCTGCGAGTACGACGTCCCCGCCGACCTGCCCGACCGGGTGGCCCGGCAGGTACGCGACTACGCCGTGCGGGCCTTCACCGCGCTGGACTGCGCCGGACTGGCCCGGGCCGACTTCTTCGTCACCCCGGAACTGGACGTCTACCTCAACGAGATCAACACCATGCCGGGGTTCACCCCGACCTCGATGTTCCCCCGGATGTGGGCGGCCTCCGGCCTGGAGTACCCGAAGCTGGTGGACCGGCTGATCCGTACCGCCCTGCTGCACGGCCCCGGGCAGTACTGA
- a CDS encoding helix-turn-helix domain-containing protein encodes MAPKTARARRLGIALRQHREAAGLTLEVAADEINSTRSTLSRYENAQTLVSPATVRALLTLYGVGADEVAAAVALAKDARKPGWWVSYSYLLDRRTIDFIALEAEATGIANFEPSVVPGLLQTADYIRGVMRGGPHTLSDSDVEERVHLRLDRQQRLTGDEPPIFDAIIDEAALLRPVGDTATMQGQLRHLLKMSELPNITVQLIPLAAGYHRGTRGSLHILEFADPEDPIIASVETVAGQMILDRPAELRTCTRIMEHLRTVALSPAASRDELITILKGRS; translated from the coding sequence ATGGCTCCGAAGACCGCCCGTGCCCGTCGGCTGGGCATCGCCCTGCGCCAGCACCGTGAGGCCGCCGGCCTGACCCTCGAAGTCGCGGCAGACGAGATCAACAGCACCCGCAGCACCCTGTCCCGCTACGAGAACGCGCAGACCCTGGTCAGTCCGGCCACCGTACGCGCGCTGCTCACCCTCTACGGGGTGGGGGCGGACGAGGTGGCGGCCGCCGTCGCGCTGGCCAAGGACGCCCGCAAGCCCGGTTGGTGGGTGTCCTACTCGTACCTGCTGGACCGGCGCACCATCGACTTCATCGCCCTGGAGGCGGAGGCCACCGGCATCGCCAACTTCGAGCCCTCCGTGGTGCCCGGCCTGTTGCAGACCGCCGACTACATCCGTGGGGTGATGCGGGGCGGCCCGCACACCCTCAGCGACAGTGATGTGGAGGAGCGGGTCCACCTACGGCTGGACCGGCAGCAGCGCCTCACCGGTGACGAACCCCCGATCTTCGACGCGATCATCGACGAGGCCGCGCTGCTGCGCCCGGTCGGCGACACGGCCACCATGCAGGGGCAACTGCGCCACCTACTCAAGATGAGCGAGTTGCCGAACATCACCGTCCAGCTGATCCCGTTGGCGGCCGGCTACCACCGGGGCACCCGGGGCTCGCTGCACATCCTCGAATTCGCCGATCCGGAGGATCCGATCATCGCCTCGGTGGAGACGGTGGCCGGTCAGATGATCCTCGACCGGCCCGCAGAACTGCGCACCTGCACCAGGATCATGGAACACCTGCGGACGGTCGCGCTGAGCCCGGCGGCCAGCCGCGACGAACTGATCACGATCCTGAAGGGACGTAGCTGA
- a CDS encoding DUF397 domain-containing protein, with amino-acid sequence MTPTTNATPAVAGWRKSSHSGDEGACVEVGMAPGAVAVRDSKDPQGPLLFFAPAAWTAFAGAPPVR; translated from the coding sequence ATGACACCGACGACCAACGCCACCCCGGCGGTGGCCGGATGGCGCAAGAGCAGCCACAGCGGTGACGAGGGGGCCTGTGTGGAGGTGGGGATGGCACCGGGCGCGGTGGCCGTACGCGACTCCAAGGACCCGCAGGGCCCGCTGCTGTTCTTCGCCCCGGCCGCCTGGACCGCCTTCGCCGGGGCACCACCGGTGCGTTGA
- a CDS encoding ROK family protein, with translation MAGTTVVVGIDNGGTNNNATVLTADGRFLVDHLVETPSEVRAGPEAAVEAMAGSFAEVLALTGVSRDQVQAVGLDTPGPASATGVISAKGSTNFSQPAWRGHDIRRALERRLGLPVVYHNDGNAAALYAHHVHFGAEAMQRSSVSAIVGTGLGGGLVEHGRVVAGAAGMAGELGHVHIPLTQVLAADQPVPTCACGFAGDVESVASLTAIERNLLPYWLTRFPDHPLAAEPPARAAKLVRGYGERGDELAREIFAQQARALGALFTIAANFTDPHAYFVGGGVVETGPEFRDWFLATVRGHTALRDEQAALATFALVPDRDMAGARGAALAALATVRALPAPPPLVGG, from the coding sequence GTGGCTGGCACAACGGTGGTCGTGGGCATCGACAACGGCGGTACGAACAACAACGCCACAGTGCTCACGGCCGATGGGCGGTTCCTGGTCGATCACCTGGTGGAGACCCCCAGCGAGGTACGCGCCGGACCGGAGGCCGCCGTCGAGGCGATGGCCGGTTCCTTCGCGGAGGTCCTGGCCCTGACCGGGGTGTCCCGCGACCAGGTGCAGGCCGTCGGGCTGGACACCCCCGGTCCGGCCAGCGCCACCGGAGTGATCTCCGCTAAGGGGTCCACGAACTTCTCCCAACCGGCCTGGCGGGGCCACGACATCCGCAGGGCCCTGGAACGCCGGCTAGGGCTGCCGGTGGTCTACCACAACGACGGCAACGCCGCCGCCCTCTACGCCCACCACGTCCACTTCGGCGCCGAGGCCATGCAGCGGTCATCCGTGTCGGCGATCGTGGGCACCGGGCTGGGCGGTGGTCTGGTCGAGCACGGTCGGGTGGTCGCCGGGGCGGCGGGAATGGCCGGTGAGCTGGGGCATGTGCACATTCCGCTGACCCAGGTGCTGGCCGCCGACCAGCCCGTGCCGACCTGCGCCTGTGGCTTCGCCGGTGACGTGGAGTCGGTCGCCTCGCTGACCGCGATCGAGCGCAACCTGCTGCCGTACTGGCTCACCCGGTTTCCGGACCATCCGCTGGCCGCTGAGCCGCCGGCCCGGGCGGCGAAGCTGGTGCGCGGCTACGGCGAGCGGGGCGACGAGCTGGCCCGGGAGATCTTCGCCCAGCAGGCGAGGGCCCTGGGGGCCCTGTTCACCATCGCGGCCAACTTCACCGACCCCCATGCGTACTTCGTCGGGGGTGGGGTGGTGGAGACCGGCCCGGAGTTCCGGGACTGGTTCCTGGCGACCGTACGCGGGCACACCGCGTTGCGGGACGAGCAGGCCGCCCTGGCCACCTTCGCGCTGGTGCCGGACCGCGACATGGCCGGGGCCCGAGGCGCCGCCCTGGCCGCCCTGGCGACCGTACGCGCCCTGCCGGCCCCGCCGCCGCTGGTCGGCGGCTGA
- a CDS encoding putative protein N(5)-glutamine methyltransferase: MIDVSSAVRDATVDRLRRAGCVWAEDEARLLLEAADSRQNLAALVDRRVAGEPLEYLLGWAEFCGERIVVVPGVFVPRARTALLVSAAVAVTGPGARVVELCCGSGALTRALARRLRAPRLLAAADVDPAAVACARRNLAELAVPVRTGDLFEALPGAWRGSLDLVVANAPYVPSAALELLPAESRRYEAPVALDGGPDGLAVLRRLAEEAARWLAPGGNLVVEVGESQVDPLAAVLRAAGLIPTTVRNESLGATAMTARRPVDMAGSGLEN; the protein is encoded by the coding sequence ATGATCGACGTCTCCTCGGCGGTACGGGACGCCACGGTCGACCGGCTCCGCCGGGCCGGCTGCGTCTGGGCCGAGGACGAGGCACGGCTGCTGCTCGAGGCGGCCGACAGCCGGCAGAACCTGGCCGCACTGGTCGACCGACGGGTGGCCGGGGAACCGCTGGAGTACCTGCTGGGCTGGGCCGAGTTCTGCGGCGAGCGGATCGTGGTCGTACCCGGGGTGTTCGTGCCCCGGGCGCGTACCGCCCTGCTGGTCTCGGCGGCCGTGGCGGTGACCGGGCCGGGGGCCAGGGTGGTCGAGCTCTGCTGCGGCTCCGGCGCCCTGACCCGGGCCCTGGCGCGGCGGCTGCGCGCCCCCAGGCTGCTGGCGGCGGCCGACGTGGACCCCGCCGCGGTGGCCTGTGCCCGCCGCAACCTGGCCGAGTTGGCCGTGCCGGTCCGCACCGGTGACCTGTTCGAGGCCCTGCCGGGGGCCTGGCGGGGCAGCCTGGACCTGGTGGTGGCGAACGCGCCGTACGTGCCCAGCGCGGCCCTGGAGCTGCTGCCGGCCGAGTCGCGCCGGTACGAGGCCCCGGTGGCCCTGGACGGTGGGCCGGACGGGTTGGCGGTGCTGCGCCGACTGGCCGAGGAGGCGGCGCGCTGGCTGGCCCCGGGTGGGAACCTGGTGGTGGAGGTCGGCGAGTCCCAGGTCGACCCGCTGGCGGCCGTACTGCGGGCGGCCGGACTGATCCCGACGACCGTCCGGAACGAGTCGCTGGGGGCCACCGCGATGACGGCCCGCCGGCCGGTCGACATGGCGGGTAGCGGGTTGGAGAACTAG
- a CDS encoding cystathionine gamma-lyase, giving the protein MSEGGFAQRPAADGDGDGTRCVRAGLPAPEPGRPFLPGPVFAAPYHLDPRHGPEAAADGYGRPDNPTRRLLEAAIGELEGGECRVFASGQAAITGLLLGLLRAGDTVVLPADGYFPVRAFATDTLAGNGVRVLLAPTAGPYPSFEGVRLVLVETPANPGLDVVDLPALAERVHAAGALLAVDNTTATPLGQRPLDLGADLVVASGTKALTGHSDLLLGYLATRSAELVQRFTTWRTATGAVPGAFDAWLAHRSLATLDLRLARQSANAEALAGLLAARAEVTGLRWPGLPADPAYPVASRQLRRMPGVLSFDLGTAERVARFLEAARLVGAATSFGGLHTTADRRAQWGDDTSPGFVRLSCGVEDTADLIADVSAALDAAAR; this is encoded by the coding sequence ATGAGTGAGGGCGGGTTCGCGCAGCGGCCTGCGGCCGACGGCGACGGCGACGGCACCCGGTGTGTGCGGGCCGGGCTGCCCGCCCCGGAACCGGGCCGACCCTTCCTGCCGGGGCCGGTCTTCGCCGCGCCGTACCATCTGGACCCCCGGCACGGGCCGGAGGCGGCGGCCGACGGGTACGGACGCCCGGACAACCCCACCCGGCGGCTGCTGGAGGCGGCGATCGGCGAGCTGGAGGGCGGCGAGTGTCGGGTCTTCGCCAGCGGCCAGGCGGCCATCACCGGGCTGCTGCTGGGGCTGCTGCGCGCCGGTGACACCGTGGTGCTGCCGGCCGACGGGTACTTCCCGGTCCGGGCCTTCGCCACGGACACCCTGGCCGGCAACGGCGTACGGGTGCTGCTGGCACCGACCGCCGGGCCCTACCCCTCCTTCGAGGGGGTACGCCTGGTGCTGGTGGAGACCCCGGCCAACCCGGGACTGGACGTGGTGGACCTGCCGGCGCTGGCCGAGCGGGTGCACGCTGCCGGTGCCCTGCTGGCGGTCGACAACACCACCGCCACCCCGCTGGGACAGCGTCCCCTGGATCTCGGTGCCGACCTGGTGGTCGCCTCCGGCACCAAGGCCCTGACCGGGCACTCCGATCTGCTGCTGGGTTACCTGGCCACCCGGTCGGCGGAGCTGGTGCAGCGGTTCACCACCTGGCGTACGGCCACCGGGGCGGTGCCCGGGGCCTTCGACGCCTGGCTGGCGCACCGGTCCCTGGCCACCCTGGACCTGCGCCTGGCCCGGCAGAGCGCCAACGCCGAGGCCCTGGCCGGGCTGCTGGCGGCCCGTGCCGAGGTGACCGGGCTGCGGTGGCCGGGCCTGCCGGCGGATCCGGCCTATCCGGTGGCCTCGCGTCAGCTGCGGCGGATGCCCGGGGTGCTCTCCTTCGATCTGGGTACCGCCGAGCGGGTGGCCCGCTTCCTGGAGGCGGCCCGGCTGGTCGGTGCGGCCACCTCCTTCGGTGGCCTGCACACCACGGCCGACCGACGGGCCCAGTGGGGTGACGACACCTCACCCGGTTTCGTCCGGCTCTCCTGCGGGGTGGAGGACACCGCCGATCTGATCGCCGACGTGTCGGCCGCCCTGGACGCCGCCGCTAGATGA
- a CDS encoding NAD(P)H-dependent glycerol-3-phosphate dehydrogenase — MSGHVAVLGAGSWGTAFAKILADAGREVTIWARRQPIADLIRTERRNPEYLPGVLLPERVTGTGDPVEAIKGAEMVVLAVPSQTLRGNLAEWVPHLHPDATLVSLMKGIELGTTKRMSEVIVETAQVAADRVVVVSGPNLAPEIAAEQPAATVVACTDSDRATLVQRSITTPYFRPYTNDDVIGCELGGAVKNVIALAYGIATAMGFGHNTRAMLVTRGLAETARLGVALGADPLTFAGLAGMGDLVASCSSPSARNRTFGEHLGRGATLEEARVATRQTAEGVKSALAIRDLARAHGVEMPITEQVELVCHEGVDPRVAVRALMSRTTKPE; from the coding sequence GTGAGTGGGCACGTGGCGGTGCTGGGCGCCGGGTCCTGGGGTACGGCGTTCGCGAAGATCCTGGCCGACGCCGGCCGGGAGGTGACCATCTGGGCCCGCCGACAGCCGATCGCGGACCTGATCCGTACGGAGCGACGCAACCCGGAGTACCTGCCGGGGGTGCTGCTGCCGGAGCGGGTCACCGGCACCGGCGACCCCGTAGAGGCGATCAAGGGCGCCGAGATGGTGGTGCTGGCGGTGCCCTCGCAGACCCTGCGGGGCAACCTGGCCGAGTGGGTCCCGCACCTGCACCCCGACGCCACCCTGGTGTCCCTGATGAAGGGCATCGAACTCGGCACCACCAAGCGGATGAGCGAGGTGATCGTCGAGACCGCCCAGGTGGCGGCGGACCGGGTGGTCGTCGTCTCCGGCCCCAACCTGGCCCCGGAGATCGCCGCCGAGCAGCCGGCCGCCACGGTGGTCGCCTGCACGGACTCCGACCGGGCCACCCTGGTGCAGCGCTCCATCACCACGCCCTACTTCCGGCCGTACACCAACGACGACGTGATCGGCTGTGAGCTGGGCGGGGCGGTGAAGAACGTGATCGCCCTGGCGTACGGCATCGCCACCGCGATGGGCTTCGGTCACAACACCCGGGCCATGCTGGTCACCCGAGGGCTGGCCGAGACCGCCCGGCTGGGGGTGGCCCTCGGCGCGGACCCCCTGACCTTCGCCGGGCTGGCCGGCATGGGTGACCTGGTGGCCTCCTGCTCCTCGCCGTCGGCCCGTAACCGCACCTTCGGCGAGCACCTGGGGCGGGGCGCCACCCTGGAGGAGGCGCGGGTGGCCACCCGGCAGACCGCCGAGGGGGTCAAGAGCGCCCTGGCCATCCGCGACCTGGCCCGGGCCCACGGGGTGGAGATGCCGATCACCGAGCAGGTCGAGCTGGTCTGCCACGAGGGGGTCGACCCGCGGGTCGCGGTACGCGCTCTGATGAGCCGTACCACCAAGCCGGAGTGA
- a CDS encoding lysophospholipid acyltransferase family protein has product MGQRRLGFWQRVAVVLVKPVMTVWTRRTWRGMEHLGTEGPMIIVANHMSHADPLVASHFIYDSGRWPQFLGKASVFKVPVIGWILHRCKQIPVERGTVDAAKSLDALIKALGEGDAVIIYPEGTITREPDLWPMKGKTGAARLALATGAPVVPVVMWGPERIFDPRRGRLSLRPRIPVTVVAGPPIDLSRWAGAAPSRSVLEEMTDVIMLRLRDMLAEIRGGTPPPLWQRNGRANVEQRPEATA; this is encoded by the coding sequence GTGGGTCAGCGCAGGCTGGGGTTCTGGCAACGGGTGGCCGTGGTGCTGGTCAAGCCGGTGATGACGGTCTGGACCCGGCGTACCTGGCGGGGGATGGAGCACCTCGGCACCGAGGGTCCGATGATCATCGTGGCGAACCACATGTCGCATGCCGATCCGTTGGTCGCCTCCCACTTCATCTACGACTCCGGACGGTGGCCGCAGTTCCTGGGCAAGGCGAGCGTGTTCAAGGTCCCGGTGATCGGCTGGATTCTGCACCGGTGCAAGCAGATCCCGGTCGAGCGGGGGACGGTCGACGCGGCCAAGTCGCTGGACGCCCTGATCAAGGCGCTCGGCGAGGGTGACGCCGTGATCATCTACCCGGAGGGCACCATCACCCGGGAACCGGACCTGTGGCCGATGAAGGGCAAGACCGGGGCCGCTCGGCTGGCGTTGGCCACGGGTGCCCCGGTGGTGCCGGTGGTGATGTGGGGCCCGGAGCGGATCTTCGACCCGCGCCGGGGCCGGCTCAGCCTGCGGCCCCGGATCCCGGTGACCGTGGTGGCCGGGCCGCCGATCGACCTGAGCCGGTGGGCCGGTGCCGCTCCCAGCCGGTCGGTGCTGGAGGAGATGACTGACGTGATCATGCTGCGGCTGCGGGACATGCTGGCCGAGATCCGAGGTGGCACCCCACCGCCGCTGTGGCAGCGCAACGGTCGGGCCAACGTCGAGCAGCGTCCGGAGGCGACGGCGTGA
- the cofC gene encoding 2-phospho-L-lactate guanylyltransferase produces the protein MSQPWTVVVPVKRLTAAKTRLRGGVPGVPHEKLTLALIADTLDVVRACPGVAEIRVVTDDPQVSLLARMIDARVLPDPPTPGLNAAFRHGAAGVDGWVVALTADLPALRPAELAAALDAARTGPPHLRSFVSDCPGTGTVLLAAPPGVPLDPRFGPGSAAAHARSGARPLTAAWPSLRRDVDTAADLAAAARLGLGPRTAALTADCLTG, from the coding sequence GTGAGTCAGCCATGGACCGTGGTGGTACCGGTCAAGCGTCTGACCGCCGCGAAGACCCGGCTGCGCGGCGGGGTGCCCGGCGTACCTCACGAGAAGCTGACCCTGGCCCTGATCGCCGACACCCTGGACGTGGTGCGCGCCTGTCCCGGGGTGGCCGAGATCCGGGTGGTCACCGACGACCCCCAGGTGAGCCTGCTGGCCCGGATGATCGACGCCCGGGTGCTGCCCGACCCCCCGACCCCCGGCCTGAACGCCGCCTTCCGGCACGGCGCGGCCGGGGTCGACGGGTGGGTGGTGGCCCTCACCGCCGATCTGCCCGCCCTGCGTCCGGCCGAACTGGCCGCCGCTCTGGACGCCGCCCGGACAGGCCCGCCGCACCTCCGGTCCTTCGTCAGCGACTGCCCCGGGACCGGCACGGTGCTGCTGGCCGCCCCGCCCGGGGTACCCCTGGATCCCCGCTTCGGGCCCGGCTCGGCCGCCGCGCACGCGCGCAGCGGGGCCCGGCCGCTCACCGCCGCCTGGCCCAGCCTGCGCCGGGATGTGGACACCGCCGCCGACCTGGCCGCTGCGGCCCGGCTCGGGCTCGGTCCCCGCACCGCTGCCCTGACCGCCGACTGCCTGACCGGCTGA
- a CDS encoding cold-shock protein, producing MQGTVATFDAATRSGLLLLDDGTELPFPAPAFDASGLRLLRLGQRVRVETDSEGVVVRVTIPTMS from the coding sequence ATGCAGGGCACGGTGGCTACCTTCGACGCGGCGACCCGCAGCGGCCTGCTGCTGCTCGACGACGGCACGGAGTTGCCCTTCCCGGCTCCCGCGTTCGACGCCTCCGGGCTGCGGCTGCTGCGCCTGGGTCAGCGGGTCAGGGTGGAAACCGACAGCGAGGGTGTCGTCGTCCGGGTGACCATCCCGACGATGTCCTGA